Genomic DNA from Melospiza georgiana isolate bMelGeo1 chromosome 3, bMelGeo1.pri, whole genome shotgun sequence:
AGCTCTAAACTACCAGAACTCAGCTGCTGCTTGGTCTGGGTCTTAACATAGCCCAGCACTCTGACCAGTAATGTCTCTGTATTTATGGTTGAGAGGGATTAGTTGGGGTGCTCTGTTTGAGTTCAAATCTATCCTATCACTCTTCAACTAGCGAGTTATTTATCAAATCAGGAGAGCCAAATTAGGTTTCATATTCTTGCCAGACTTATTTGTCCAGCTACAGACTAGCTGTATTGCAAAAAAGATCTACTCGTTGGGATATTCACTCCTAATTTTCCAACAATTCTTGGGAATGACATAAAAACAGAACCAGACAGATCTTAGGCATAGAAGTAGCAGCAAGAAATCAATGAACAGCCAGGTTTTGAGTATCAATAGTAAGAATTTATTTCAGGTATTGTATTTACTCATTTAAGGCACCCAGTGTTGTCCAATATATCCCATATTTAGCAAACTGTTTCCTTCGCTGGTACACTGATGTAGCTTTACATTGAAATGTATGCAGTAGGCTAAAATCAGTCCTGTGGCTAAGGAAAGAGAGattaaacttcttttttttttcactaattccattaatttcattttgccaGTATCAGCAAATACAATGAAATATCCATACAGCTTGTATAGGTTCAGACAGCTGCTCAAGAGCGGAATATTTTCATTGCTCTGGCGACATCTTCCTCTGTTGTTCGTGGTTTCCTctggctgccaggctgcaggaattTCTTTATTGTGGGGATATTGCTTACTCTTCCTTTGAAACTCtacaaagcaaaattaaaacagcACCGTGCTTAAGAATCATTGCAACTGTCAGACATTTCAATGTTATCCATGCTCTGAAAGTCACATCACAAATTGATGCTGCAGAAGAAATGATGTGCTTCCCCTCTTATGCTTTTGGGGTTGTAGTGACAAACCGTGGCAATAATATTGAGTAGGTGAGGCCAGCTACATTGCTAGAGTATTtgattataatataataattctactattatataattgttaggGTATTGATTATTTTGCATGTCACCTCTGACCCTCTCACTCCCACATATTTTTCAGCCACTTTAAATCAGTGCTATTTAAAATTCATTGTACATTGAAATTGCCAATTCATTTACCTGCAAGAGAGGAAATTTGGCAAGTATATCAGGTTTGTACtcctctgccatcaaaatgacTTCAAGTAATTGAAcatctgccctgctcagctggtTGCCAACCAGAAAGTCTTTTCCATGGTCTTTCAAAACCTAAAAACAGAGAACAGAAGCAGATCatgtcttttctctctcttttatcAGTTCTTTTCTCGTATATAAGGTGATATCTTCAAAGCAGGGTCACACATTGCACAGAGTTGTCAGTgaaagaaggaaatgcagttCAAACATTGAAGTACAAACAATGATCTGAAGGCACTGCCACCCCAGGCATCATCTATCAGCTCTTTCACTTCTACATTCCTGTCTGGCAGCTCAGTTGGCCTCATCTTGCCTTGCCTGCTGTAGCTGTACTGAAGGCTCAGCTGTATGAGATACAGGAAGAACTGCAATGCTTTTACACAGCATGTATGGTACAGGGCCATCTACATTTTAGTAGGAACCTTGATGTCAAAGCTGGTGCTGTAGAGTCTTTTGTGTGAAACAACACCCACACTGAAACATGGACATTtggggagctctgtgtgtgctgggtttTTGCAGCTGTACATCTCTCCCAGATTTGAAGTGCCCTCTGTCCCATCTGTGGTATCCTGTCTCCACTTTAATCCCAGCACCACTAAAAACCAGAGCATTGATTTTCCAGGGGTAGcttctctgctgttttcctccaTTAAACCAGTGTGCTTCCAGGATGGAGCTACAAGGTAACAGCATCAATTCAGCCACTAGCTCTTTGCCACATACCTTCTCAAATACTGGAAAGTATCTGTTTTCAGCCTTGTCCATCATATTTGCAAAatattcctgctttttttctgctggttGGATAACATACATGAGAAGCAAC
This window encodes:
- the LOC131080971 gene encoding glutathione S-transferase-like; protein product: MSGKPRLHYFNGRGRMEPIRWLLAAAGVEFEESYLEKKEDLTKLQTDGSLLFQQVPMVEIDGMKLVQTRAIANYISTKYNLYGKDVKERALIDMYVEGMFDLNELLLMYVIQPAEKKQEYFANMMDKAENRYFPVFEKVLKDHGKDFLVGNQLSRADVQLLEVILMAEEYKPDILAKFPLLQSFKGRVSNIPTIKKFLQPGSQRKPRTTEEDVARAMKIFRS